The sequence CTtacaattctttctttctgttttgtttgtttgtttgtttgggttttggagacagggtttctctgtgtagctctggctgtcctggaactcgctctgtaggccaggctggcctcgaacccctgcctccccagtgggaggtttgccaccacaccctgctatACTGTATTTGCTATTACTATAATCTCAGAGCATAGCCCTTCTACGTCAAGGAGGGAATCAAAATCTGGTGTTGTCTTGTTGCTTGTTTGGGACGCGGTCTCACTTTAAACCCTAGACTGGAGAGGAAATTGTGACAATTCTTTTGCCTcatctcctccccagtgctgggatggtgGCTGTGAAAACTTAAATAACCATATAatgatatttaaaattgtaacatatgcctttaatcccagaactagtgAGTCCCATGCAGGGggaaatctctttgagtttgaggccagcctggactacagagtgagacactgtatcaaaagagagaaaaagaaaaaggaaggaaaaagacaagaaattaaaaaacaaaaacaaaaacataggtcATGCCACATAGCTTAGGGGTGAAGTAGGtcacacaatgtgtgtgtgtgtatatatacatacatacatatatatgtgtgtgtgtgtgtgtgtgtgtgtgtttatatggacTTATTACAAGGAATttacaagaatattttaaatatggtcCAGGTAAGCCTGTTTGCTCCTAACAGTCATTTGCCACTGTGAGAAAGTGTTCTCCTTTTGCTTTTTGACTGGTGGTAACAAAAGGGAAGCAGCTCTGTCAGTGGCTGGGACAGGTCTCCAAATCTTTCCACTACTGGGACTTGCAAAGGTACACAGATGAAGGGTACAGGGAGCGCTGGGTGGAGGAGACTATCCCGAGAGAAGACACACTTGGAAAAGGGACAAGGGAAAGGCATCTCTCCCGGCTGGGGAGAATGGGGACTTAAAGGGGCCGTGGAAGGgaagaaatgggtttatttaccTGGAGAGGCAGCAGGGGGTCCCGTGGTAGCTTGAGGGGCAGTGGGGCTGCTCTCATTCTGCACCTGAAGGCACAGATCACACACTCAGACCCTCCTCAACACCATGCTGCTTGGCTGGATCTGCCCATTTTCCTCCAGACCCAGGGACTCACCGATTTGTTGGGCGCCTGCTGAGTGTTATACTCTGGATTGGGCTCGCTGAAATTAGGAACTTCAGAATAAACCATGCAGAATCTGTAAGGAAAaaaaccgggctggagagatggctcagaggttaagagcgctgcttgctcttcctaaaggtcctgaattcaattcccagcacccacatggtggctcacaaccctctgtaatgggatctggtgccctcttcttggcctgtggggatatgtgcaaacaggacactgtacataataaatgaaataaaatctttaaaaaaaaaaaagccaaagcctTGGACCCATCTTTTGGGCCACACACAAATCCCGCCAATGGGGTGTGGACTTCACAGGTAAACCCTAACTTGCCCACTTGGGTCGGCTCGTGCTTATCTCAGTTCTCAAGACAGAACTTACTCTCCGATCTTCTGCAGATCGCCCCCACGGCCAGTGTAGAGTGTCAGACAGCCTTTGAACACTGAAGCATACCTGTGGAGTATAGTGAGAACAAGCAGGATTCAGTCTTCAGAAACACTGCAGGGACTTTTAACCACACCCTTCAGCGGGTGCTGCTGGGAGCCCCGAGGTACGCACCCTTTGGTGAGTCGGATAATGTCCCCAGGCTGGATTAGGTTGCCCACGTCGTCCCACACTGAGATATTGACGCTGCCCGTTTTGTCTGCGACTTTGCAGGTGCGAACCTCATGTCCGTCCTTTGTCTTAGTCACTCGGCCTTTAAGGGAAGAAATACGTGGGGGTGGAATTAAAGTcataaaagtgtgtgtgggggggtagtgGTGAAAGCCTGGGTATTGGCTGAGTGAGGTAAAAGTGCAGaagctgagcaaagctcatatccCTCCTTGGGGGCAGGAGGTTATGGGTggatgtgtgtgggagggtgatAGGTGGAGGGTCCAGCACCATGGAGAGAGCCCTGAGTGGAAAAAGGCCCGCGTGGCTAGGGAGGCATTAGGCTTTCTAAAGTTCTATCTACTCTGTACCCACCGGCAGCTAGCTCCCTGTGCCCGCCGGACCGAGAGAGGGATTAGAGGGCCTTGGGGAGCCTTCTCCCAGTCCAGGCAGCAAGTCAAGAACGTAGGCGGTGGTCCCGTGTGCCCCCACGCTCCATGCTCCTCCCCCTTGCTCCCACGAGTCCACTGCGCATGCATAGCCACCTGTCTCCAGTACAATGAAGATAAGGTTCAGATTCTTGAGCCCGGGCTTGATATCCTTCACGAAGGTCTCTGTCGTCATGCTTCCCGATCCGCGGCACCCCGCTGGAAGTGGAAACGGGAGATGAAGAAGGCTCGAGGTTGGGAGCCTTCGCCCCCATGCTCCCGCTCGGCCTACCCACTACACCAGGCGGGGATCCGGCAGCCGTGGTCCCTCTCTAGCCCTCCTGGGAGGTTAGAAGCAAacttccctggggaagatcaGAACTTAGAGATCTCTGGATGGGACgcttaggggctggggagagccCTCGGTCAGGATGCCTTCAAGCTCACGCTCCGAAGCAGGGAGGCCAAAGGAGTCTGGCAGGGAACCCGGTGCAGCGCCGGGGAACAGAACCTTACTCCTCGGCGGGTCTTCCTGAACCCGCGTCCCCACACCCAGAACTcggcccctcccttcccccacgcgcagcccaccacccacccagccagcagGCGGGACTGCTGTGCACGCCGCCGAGCCACCCGCAGGGGGAGCCAGGGGGCTGGCTGCCGCCGGATGCTGCCGAGAGGAACGCGGGAGCGCACACATTCCCGGAAGTGTCCCCTGACCTCCTCCAGCCAATAGGGATCGAGCTGCTCTCAAGACGCCCCGCCTCCAGCCTGCGCCCATCCAATCAGGCCCCGGAATTCGCGCGCCGCGAACGGGGCGGTTTTAGGTTTTAAAGGAGCCCCGGCGGAGAAAGGTTCCGTAGGAGAAAAGATGGGCGGACCACCAGGGGGCGCCTCCGCTACCAAATCGTCCCTTCGGCTCAGAAGATGCACTTCAGgcactcaagatttttttttttttatttttgagctgaggatcgaacccagggccctgtgctaccactgagctaaatccccaacccgattccccccccccccttttcaaGTAGTTGCACAGTGGAAAAAAGGTCCAAGGGCTTTGGAATGCAGCGGACCAAAGTCTGAACCCCAGCCTGTCTCTTCGCCTCTTTTCTCAGCAATTAAACATATAAATTCCGTTTTACCCATGAAAATGGAAAGTTAGGTAAAAAAGCGATGCCTAGGACATGGCGGGAACTTACACATACAGGGTCTTCATCGTTAATACACTAAACAGTTGGGTCCAGGCCTCTGGAACAAGTGGCATTTATGCTACAGAAAGACAATAGGCAGACTCAGCCTCGTTTGGAAGAAGTGAAACCTGGGACATAAAAAGCAAGTCTCATTTGGTTCACAAGGCATATCtggttcttgttttcttttctcactgGATCTTAAAGTCTCCTCGAGCATGAAACCACCCAGAACCTTGAGTTTTCCTTGGAGCAACTAGCTCCGTATTCTTATAAATAAGCCAGTTACATATGTACCGATgtgaatttcccttttaaaaaagataatataaCAAATACTATTTGACACCAGGTTAGCCTAAGAGGTCATGTAATTCATTTCTTGTCTTGCTTAATTCCCTACCTATCACAGAGCGCATCAAGCTCCACCGTGACCCTCGAAGCCCAGGTTCTCTTCCCACCCACACTCCCCCAACCACGGCGTTGCAACCTGAGGAAACCCAACCCTTCAGTGTTTCAGGGCACTCTTGAGTTTTTGAAGAGCCATGGTGGATACTTGAAGAGTGTGTGGCTGGGAGGCGGGCGACCCTTAGAACACCCTTGATCAAAGCTTTGCGGTGGGCCACTCCCTCCCTCTGCACCCCGCAGCCCTCTAAGTTAGCTGCCGCATCCGTTCCCAGGACTGTGAGTCACAAGGTCGGGAGGCTCCGGGATGCTGACCACAGCCCTGGAAACTGAGGGGCTGGCAGGACAGCAGGTCACGCCGGAAGACCAGCTGCCCCGAGGCGATCTCGCCCCAGCGTTGCATCCGTTCTAGCACCCGGAGACGTGCATTATGGAACACGAGCTGACTTTGAGGGCGGTGCACTCAGGGTGGCCCCGATCTTCACACCTGAAGAACACAGAGTCCTCCCTCCCAGGTGGCTACAAGGTCCCAGCAGGGGTCCTTAAAGACTTCCGGCCCAGAGCCGAGGCCTAGCTCGCCTGGGTCTCTTGCAGGCAGGCCGCTCACTAGGAACGTCCAGTGGCCACCGAGTTAAACAAAGAGGCGGGGCTTGGTGACGGGCTTCCGCCCCGTTGCGTAGCAGCAGTGGGCGTGGCCAAAGGGTTAGTCCAAGGCAACCAGGAGTGGTCGGAACcttcttccccatccttcccttccccttcccctgccAGGGAAGGCTGAGACCGGCACCCAGGCTACCCCGCGGCCTCCGTGGCCTCAGCTCCAGCCTGGCCCCGCGTCCTGAGAACCCAGGCCACGTCCCGGGCGGTGCGTAATGCGCCTGAGCGAGCTTGTAACCCAgggtgtgggaggggaggggagcggaGCGGAGGGGGCGAGGTCCCTCCCCGTGGATTGGCGCCCGGGTCGGAGGTGCTGGGGTcgagagggagggtggggaagaggaggaagctggaggaagggagCTCTGCTGGAGGAGTCGGGAGGCGAGCTGGGGGCTCTGGAGCTTGGGAGGGTCCTTTGGAGCAGGGAAGCCTTGGGAGGTGCGGGAGTGGCCTTGGGCTGGCCTGAGGGCCCGGGAGGAGCAGACCGCTCGGGCTAGGGGACAACGTGGAGTTTAAATGGCAATGATTGACGGGCCTGCCGGCGGGCGAGGAAGAGAGCGTTCTGGGGGCTAGCCTTGGCAGGAACCACGGAACCCAAACCTCCGCCCTCCAAGCGCCATAGCTTGGCTTCTTTCCCATGCCTTGTCTTTGGCAgccttgtctttctcttttattccttcgccgctcctctcccctccccacccctccgtGGAGTGGAGGACTCTTACATTCCTTACATCCTTGCCCCTGAATGATTTGCAGCCCCGCTCCCTCGCACGCATGGTCCATCCACTCACTTTATACACTGGGAAGCCCACCCCAGCCCAAGGAGGCAGAACAGAGCAGGGAACGGGAGAAAGCCGAAAACAAGAAGGACTGAGCCTGTTTTGGATCGGCACACACTTTTCCTAGTAAGAAACTAGCTTCATCTGAACTGGTAGCAAATGTGGCTGTTACCAAGGCCACTGTTCTCAGAGACTGACCTGTGAGAGTATTGGCAGGTACTTCTTATAACAATAGTTTTAGCTAATAACAGTGTTGCTGGCTGCTAGTATTTCCCCAAGAAAGAATGGGATTGGATAGTGATAAGGGAAGGTGAGGAGTGCATTAATATTGTTATGCTCTGTCTCCAGTAGACCCTGTGGCAGGGCCTGCTTCCCAGAAATTGAAAAGAAGGAACAAGCAATTTCAAACATTTCCCCTGGTCCCTGTGAATTTATTGTTCCAGTCTGTTGTTACAGCTAAGGGCAGTCTAGAATCCCCTTTCATATTGATTACCTCGTTTTATTTTAGGGATAATATGTAAGATAAGGCAAGTATCGTCTCTATCTGACAGTTGGAGAAACCCAAAACTAAAGTGTTACGAAGGCTTATTTGAAGTTGTCTGGTGGGTGGCAGAGCTAGGCCTGGAATAATCCAAGACctggctctcctgcctctctgcttGGTTGACAACCCCAGGTCCAGTTTCCAAAGGGTTAATTTTCCCAGTGCAGGGAGCTTTTTTTGCTTCTGGGCCTGGAACTTGGCCCTAGGAGACTGAGCATTAGCTAATAGTTCCTTTTCCTGAAGCATTTTTTGAGGTACAGGGGCATGTGCCAGATTGTTAGGAAATACGGGGTGTTGTTCAAAGGAACGAAGTGTTCCTTCTTCtgtattgtgtgtgttttcaggagaCAAGTAGTAGAGAGGAACATCAGCTCGCTCTCTCCTCTTTGGACCACCAAGAAGAGAAAGTGCCAGGTTTTTACACCTTCATCTCTCCTTCACTTGAGAATACACACCGAATGTGCTGTGATGAGCAAACATAACCGTATTTGGGAGATGAAGACTTTGTACTCTGCATAAAGATCATCATCCTCTTTTATCCCAGCCTAGCCCTTGAACTGTTGAGACACACACATCATAATGATGCAAGTAGTTTGATTAGTGGGAGTTTGACCAGTATATCATCGAATCGAATTCTCAGGGACCTGGAACTTGAACTTGGTTCCATCTCTGTAGGCATGCCTCTAGTCAGCCCAGTTTTACTGCTCTAACCGACTAAGTTGCCCACCCTGGAACACCACCTCTACTTTCCCCTCCTTACCAGttatttgagaaagagtctcCTCTGTGGCTCCTGCTGACCATGGGTTTGcgtggtcctcctgtctcagcctcccaggtgttgggattacaggtgtgagctgccataccTGACTTTCTGTTTACAAGCACCATCCATTCCCTGTGCCCCcaccccttttctccttttttaaagccCGATTTCCGTCAGGCGTATTTCCCAATTTGTACCTGTAGTAGCATTCTTGGATGTCTCAGTCAAATAATAGTTTCTACAAGGAAGGTGGGACCTCCCTGGATGTTTTGGGGTtcgttctttttcttcctttcttttcctccttcctttttttctttctttttttttgttttttgagacagggtttctctgtttagccctggctatcttagaactcactctgtagaccaggcctagctcaaactcacagaaatcttcctgcctctacctcctgagtgctgggattaaaggcgtgcaccaccaccgcctggctgggttttgaaatttttaatttttttgagacagtgtctcatatagGCCagcctgctggccttgaactcctgatcctccttcatTCAATCCCATATACTAGGATTGTAGGTGTGAACCAGCATTCCTGCTTTTTGCCTAATTTTAAGTCTTAAGACTGGATTTGAACACATTTTAGAAATAGACTTCTtgatttattgagacagggtctctctgtgtgagCCAGGCTGACTTGAAACTCACTATCTTCTGACTCTTTCAAGCCCTGacattacagacacacaccatcATGTCCAGCTCAGATTTTTCCTATGGTACTGAGGATTGGGTCCCAGCGCCTTGTAAATGCCGGGCAGTGTAAATGCATCTCCAgaccaggttttttgtttttgtttttgtttgagacaaggtttggcCATGGATTCTAGGCTGGTTTGGAGCTTGCTTGTATCTggaactggcctcgaactcagaattCTCCTACTTCAcctactgagtgctaggattacaggcatgagctaccatgcaTGGTCTCCGGAGTTCCTTTAACAGGAAATAATGTAAGTGAAAACACTTTGGAAACAGTAAAGGCTAATACAGGGAAAATATTATGGATTTGTATATTGTATGGCCACCAACTTGGAATTTGTGACATTACTTGTTATATGTGTGAATAAAGAAGCGTatatacagggctggagagatggctcagtggttaagagcactgactgctctgccacagaaccagggtttgattccaAACACCCataaggcagttcacaactgtctgtaacttcagtaccAGGGAATCAACTTGAGGCATCAGGCACAAATGTAGTACACAGACCTATATGCAGGCAGTTCACCCATGTACAGAAAATGAGATAAGaataattttgtaaaattaatgtgtgtatacatgtgtaggtagattttttctttcccaccagccagtttccaaataaccacacagagacttaatattaattataaatgcttggccatagctcaggcttgtttttagctagctcttatacttaaattaacccatttctattcatctacgtgCTGCCCCAGGTTCATTTACCCATCTACTTCCTTCCCATAATGCTTACTCTGTGACTcatggcatctcctctgcctctccccatCGTTCTCTGCCCCAGAAGTCCTGCttagccattggccaatcagctttttaaaccaatcacagtgacatattcacacagtgtaaagggatATTCCacatatatgtaagtgtgtgcacagacattttatttttgagacaggatctcaggtatCCCTTGAAttttgatcttcttgcctctacctccagggcactaggattataggcgtgtaTAATCTTCCCCTCAGTTTAtttggtgctaggattaaattcATAGTTTTGTGCACGATAGGCAAGCACTTGACCACGGAGCTACAGCCTCagctctcctttttcctcttctgtatttttgtttttctttttttggagctgaggatcaaacccagggccttgcacttgctaggcaagcactctaccactgagctaaatccccaacccttttttttttgtttttcaagacagggtttctctctgtagttttggtgcctgttgtgGATCTcataccaggctggctttgaactcacagagatccacctggctctgcctccgagtgctgggattaaaggtgtgcaccaccactgcccggctcctgtGTATCTTTTAACAAATCTTGTTTCCTGTAGCTTCCCATGTCCaccttggcctttttccttccctctgcctgaCAGATGCCCTCCCTGTTTGTAGGGGGATAGAAACCTGCAGTCCTGAAGGAGTTTCTCCTCTCCACCTGATGCCCTACCTTCCAGATCAAGCCTCCTTGGTCTTACTGTTGGAGGTAGTTCCCCTGACTGACATTTTTTCTTCCCTGTTCCTATTAATAGAGTGCTCCTGATTGTGACATCATACCCACCCCTTGGCCATGAAACTTGTCACTAGGAAGAAAGACTCAGCCGGAGAATAGCCAACAAGATGGGATACTTGGAGCATCTCCTGAGTGGCACTGAGTGGAGGCATCCAGGGGTCGGAACCTTGTAAACAGGGAGCCTGCCCCCACCACCTAGACGGTAAGCAGCCTGATTTGGAATCTCACTTCAGACTTGCCTCTTTTCTCTGGTAAAGGTTTCTCCTGACCTTGAAAACCTGGTTCCCTGAAGCTTTCTACAATTAATGCATGCTATCACTAATTTTGTTGAtggtaagttttatttgtttgtttatcttgtaCACTCACTGGATTATACCTTATACTGGATTATGACTTAGCTTCAAGACAGTggttacattttttctttctcctacaAGTCTCTGTTGGCAAGAAGATTTTAGAGTTAGGATGAAAAGGAGATTTGGATCACCACCCAAATAGTGCTATGTGCTGGTGGAGGGCTAGGAGTCCCCGACTCTCTTTTGAAGCCTAGCAGGCCTTAAATTAGTCATTCAATGAGTTCTTCAAGAACTACAGGCCCTCTGAGTTCTTCAAGAATTTGAATTTagggctgaaaagatggttcagtgcAAAAGAGCGCTTGCTGTGAAAACAacaagacccaagttcaaatcccatcAGCCACGTAAAAGCCTGAAAACGAGTATTGGGGGTCAGAGACAAGCCGATCCCCTGAGTGACACCATCACACACGTGCCCATACACACGCATATTAAAAAAAGAGTTTCAAATGAAATGTACTAAAGAAACTCAACTTTAAAAAGCCTCTGGGCCAGGCGtactggcacacgcctttaactccagcactcgggaggcagaggcaggtggattgctgtgaattccaggccagcctggtctacatagagaggtccaggtcagccaggcctacagagtgagaccctatctcaaaaccaaaagatCACCTGGACAGATAAATATCCTCTGGTAAATGGCAATTCTAGCATTCTGTGATTAAATAGCCCTTAGAAGCCAGGTAGCCTTGCTCCCCCATCTCAGGAGAGGTGGGGAACTGAGTTCTGAAGAGAGTTTCAGTTTACAGTTTCTCCTGCTAAAATAGGAAACCACTTCCTTTCAAGAGAGTTGCTGAGGAAGGAGGTTAGGTGATAGGAAACGTAAGTACCTCTTGTAATGTAATTGCCACTTAATATATccatgtttgtttatattttatattctcaaTCATAGAAATC comes from Onychomys torridus chromosome 20, mOncTor1.1, whole genome shotgun sequence and encodes:
- the Nabp2 gene encoding SOSS complex subunit B1 isoform X1, which codes for MSGCRGSGSMTTETFVKDIKPGLKNLNLIFIVLETGRVTKTKDGHEVRTCKVADKTGSVNISVWDDVGNLIQPGDIIRLTKGYASVFKGCLTLYTGRGGDLQKIGEFCMVYSEVPNFSEPNPEYNTQQAPNKSVQNESSPTAPQATTGPPAASPASESQNGNGLSAQPGPGGGPHPSHTPSHPPSTRITRSQPNHTPSGPPGPSSNPVSNGKETRRSSKR
- the Nabp2 gene encoding SOSS complex subunit B1 isoform X2; amino-acid sequence: MTTETFVKDIKPGLKNLNLIFIVLETGRVTKTKDGHEVRTCKVADKTGSVNISVWDDVGNLIQPGDIIRLTKGYASVFKGCLTLYTGRGGDLQKIGEFCMVYSEVPNFSEPNPEYNTQQAPNKSVQNESSPTAPQATTGPPAASPASESQNGNGLSAQPGPGGGPHPSHTPSHPPSTRITRSQPNHTPSGPPGPSSNPVSNGKETRRSSKR